The sequence ATGCTCTGTTTACGAGCGAGGTGGATTGCGTAGCAGGGCCTGGACATCGCTGACAATATCATCAACCGGAGTGCCATGTGCCCAGAGTAGACGCCAGTTCCCAGCCTGATCGATAGCGTAAATATAACCGGAATGATCAATGGTGTAGCCTAAACCTGAGTTCGGTAAATCACGCCGAATCACAGTGACCCCGTAGTCTTTATAGGCTTTTTCGAGCACAGCTCGATCTCCGTTCAATCCCAGAAATGTCGGGTTAAATGCGGTCAGGTATCGCTGCATCAGATCAGGTGTATCGCGTTCGGGGTCAACCGAAACAAACACCACCTGGACTTTTTCGGCATTATTGCCGAGCTTCTCCATCACTCGTTTCAGATCACCAAGCGCGGTAGGACAAATATCCGGACAATGCGTAAACCCAAAGAAGAGGAGCACAATCTTCCCGCGATAATTGCTCAGGCGGAACTCATTCCCAAATTGGTCGATAAGCGGTAGTTCTGGCGCCGGATTAGGTGGTTCAAGCACCGTACCACGAAATTCATAGGCACCGCAGCTACTGAGAAGGAGTGCGCTGAGTGTGGCAAGGATTGATAAGAAGATGTGTTTCATAGTAGTACCTGCAATCAGAACAAGCGGAACCTGTTTGCTGCTTACCGTATCATTAGCTCTGCTGTGATGAATGCACTGCCTGTTAGGCATTTGCTGTTTCTGGATAGCAGAGGGGACAGGTTTCATGCTGTCCCCTCCTTATCAAGATCGACTCTGGAAAGATTTTACGGCTTACGCACCGGCGCCTTGACTTCAATCGTCTTGCCGCTGCGGGTTGTGAGCTTGATCACCACCTCTTCACCTTCCTTGAGATCGCGGTTCAGGCCGATCAGCATCACATGGTAGCCGCCGGGTTTCAATTCCACCTGGCCGTTTGCCGGCACTTCAATCGCTTCAACCTGACGCATCTGCATCACGTTGTTTTCCATAATCACGTTGTGTAGCTCGACTGTCTTAGCGACATCACTCTCGGCCTTGACAATCGCGTCGGCGTTAGTACTGTTGTTGACTAGCACCATGTATGCGGCGCTTACGGCTTGATTGCCATACCCATCGCCGTGGCTGTGACCACCCTCCATACCGGCCATTGGTGTGGCGTGCCCCATATTCCCTTGCATGTTGCCCATAGCCCCGGATTGATCACCTGCCATACTCATCACTGCCGCTCGCACCCAAGGGTCGCGAACAGTAATGCCAGCAGAATCACTCTGACCCATACTCTGGTTGGCGCCGCACCCAATCAATACCACCATCAAGAGAGCTG comes from Chloroflexus sp. Y-396-1 and encodes:
- a CDS encoding copper chaperone PCu(A)C: MRRFFILVGTALLMVVLIGCGANQSMGQSDSAGITVRDPWVRAAVMSMAGDQSGAMGNMQGNMGHATPMAGMEGGHSHGDGYGNQAVSAAYMVLVNNSTNADAIVKAESDVAKTVELHNVIMENNVMQMRQVEAIEVPANGQVELKPGGYHVMLIGLNRDLKEGEEVVIKLTTRSGKTIEVKAPVRKP
- a CDS encoding SCO family protein, with amino-acid sequence MKHIFLSILATLSALLLSSCGAYEFRGTVLEPPNPAPELPLIDQFGNEFRLSNYRGKIVLLFFGFTHCPDICPTALGDLKRVMEKLGNNAEKVQVVFVSVDPERDTPDLMQRYLTAFNPTFLGLNGDRAVLEKAYKDYGVTVIRRDLPNSGLGYTIDHSGYIYAIDQAGNWRLLWAHGTPVDDIVSDVQALLRNPPRS